A DNA window from Plasmodium vinckei vinckei genome assembly, chromosome: PVVCY_10 contains the following coding sequences:
- a CDS encoding early transcribed membrane protein — MKLTKALYFIAFLLAINVFVPGSNNYVEAKPNPKGGNSLANKIKNNKAALISTILATLALAAAGTTFGVMHLKNKGNSKPKPKVSETKSTPLAGPAKSVAAGPDKNRPSSPSNYPQRAYSPAAH, encoded by the coding sequence atgaaattaacaaaagcattatattttattgccTTTTTATTGGCCATAAACGTATTCGTCCCAGGATCTAATAATTATGTTGAAGCTAAACCAAATCCAAAAGGCGGTAACTCCCTTgctaacaaaattaaaaataacaaagcTGCACTTATATCTACAATACTCGCAACATTAGCATTAGCAGCAGCTGGTACAACTTTTGGTGTAatgcatttaaaaaataaaggaaaCTCTAAACCAAAACCCAAAGTATCGGAAACTAAATCAACACCCTTAGCTGGCCCAGCCAAAAGCGTAGCCGCAGGACCAGATAAAAATAGGCCATCATCACCAAGTAATTATCCTCAAAGAGCATATTCACCAGCAGCACACTAA
- a CDS encoding erythrocyte membrane antigen 1 — MKVMSLGLISSIIFSIVLARSTLGSEAVTGCVFPFCIKKTKKSHKTTDEPYKSKDAYDPDIPNIKFIDEFSPKVIEICKVNQPRLGELFISETNGTIVDKAPEFLRREYDPRRVGWYIRPYEEDYEHMIKVIFIPLNKNDQSFQFNQTNVHKQDGTTSAMLKADEKQEFPKEQKLSIINEEDSSILHEDAEELDKENDNEDKDEELDRVYLRALSHLDDEEDDNEKFKENLGKLYRTLKMIRRKRRRNEGKGNEENENKGEELDKENDNEDKDEELDRVYLRALSHLDDEEDDNEKFKENLGKLYRTLKIIRRKQRR; from the exons ATGAAGGTAATGTCATTAGGCCTAATATCCTCAATAATATTTAGTATAGTTTTAGCAAGAAGCACTTTGGGTTCGGAGGCCGTCACGGGTTGCGta tttccattttgtataaaaaaaacaaagaaaAGCCATAAGACAACAGATGAACCATATAAAAGTAAGGATGCCTATGATCCTGATATTCCAAATATCAAATTTATAGATGAATTTAGTCCAAAGGTAATAGAAATTTGCAAAGTAAATCAACCTAGATTAGGTGAGCTCTTTATCTCAGAAACCAATGGTACTATCGTTGATAAAGCTCCCGAATTTTTAAGAAGAGAATATGACCCCAGGAGGGTAGGATGGTATATTAGGCCATATGAAGAAGATTATGAACATATGATTAaggttatttttattcctcttaataaaaatgatcaaTCTTTTCAATTCAACCAAACAAACGTACATAAACAAGATGGTACAACATCTGCAATGCTTAAGGCGGATGAAAAACAAGAATTTCCAAAAGAACAAAAATTaagtataataaatgaagaGGATTCAAGTATACTACATGAAGATGCAGAAGAATtagataaagaaaatgacaATGAGGACAAAGATGAAGAATTAGATAGAGTATATTTGAGAGCTCTATCCCATCTCGACGATGAAGAAgatgataatgaaaaatttaaagagAATTTAGGGAAGTTATATCGTACATTAAAGATGATTAGAAGAAAACGAAGAAGAAATGAAGGAAAAggaaatgaagaaaatgaaaataaaggCGAAGAGTtagataaagaaaatgacaATGAGGACAAAGATGAAGAATTAGATAGAGTATATTTGAGAGCTCTATCCCATCTCGACGATGAAGAAgatgataatgaaaaatttaaagagAATTTAGGGAAGTTATATCGTACCTTGAAGATAATTAGAAGAAAACAAAGAAGGTGA
- a CDS encoding centrin, putative: MKRFYLKASALLFMFISFWDEIKSTQKNDNNAAKGGETSNLSKQELEEVYMEFVEYDINRDGLIDAEEIISVLKYMKKSDFINFFTKVDLDSSGTISLNEYMVFINSY; encoded by the exons ATGAAACGATTTTACTTAAAGGCAAGTGCCCTcttatttatgtttatatctttttgggatgaaataaaatcgact cagaaaaatgataataatgcGGCGAAGGGTGGCGAAACCTCTAATTTGTCTAAACAAGAACTAGAAGAAGTTTATATGGAATTTGTCgaatatgatataaatagaGATG gtTTAATTGACGCCGAGGAAATTATATcagttttaaaatatatgaaaaaatcagatttcataaatttttttacaaaagtCGATTTAGACTCATCAGGAACAA tttcacttaatgaatatatggTATTCATAAATTCATATTAA
- a CDS encoding erythrocyte membrane antigen 1 has product MKVMSLDLISSIIFSIVLARSTLGSEAVTGCFPFCIKKTKKSHKTTDEPYKSKDAYDPDIPNIKFIDEFSPKVIEICKVNQPRLGELFISETDGAIVDKVTGFLRRENDSMRQGWYIRPYEEDYEHMIKVKFMPLNKNNQSFQSNQTNVHKQDGTPSAMLKAAEKRELPKEQKLSTINEKNSSALHEDKEELDKENENKSEDEDDELYVANLIARLFPEHEENEQFKEKIRKQCRIVRKWEKEMKEN; this is encoded by the exons ATGAAGGTAATGTCATTAGACCTAATATCCTCAATAATATTTAGTATAGTTTTAGCAAGAAGCACTTTGGGTTCGGAGGCCGTCACAGGTTGc tttccattttgtataaaaaaaacaaagaaaAGCCATAAGACAACAGATGAACCATATAAAAGTAAGGATGCCTATGATCCTGATATTCCAAATATCAAATTTATAGATGAATTTAGTCCAAAGGTAATAGAAATTTGCAAAGTAAATCAACCTAGATTAGGTGAGCTCTTTATCTCAGAAACTGATGGTGCCATCGTTGATAAAGTGACCGGATTTTTAAGAAGAGAAAATGATTCCATGAGACAAGGATGGTATATTAGGCCATATGAAGAAGATTATGAACATATGATTAAGGTTAAATTTATGCCtcttaataaaaataatcaatCTTTTCAATCCAACCAAACAAACGTACATAAACAAGATGGTACACCATCTGCAATGCTTAAGGCGGCTGAAAAACGAGAATTGCCAAAAGAACAAAAATTAAGTacaataaatgaaaaaaactCAAGTGCATTACATGAAGATAAAGAAGAACttgataaagaaaatgaaaataaaagtgaAGACGAAGATGATGAATTATATGTAGCAAATTTGATAGCTCGATTATTTCCAGAacatgaagaaaatgagcAATTTAAAGAGAAAATAAGGAAGCAATGCCGTATAGTAAGGAAATGGGAAAAGGAAATGAaggaaaattaa
- a CDS encoding chitinase, putative, with translation MNIYVSLFLIIFSTINNAYAVGLKGGTTKNHPINTAYTGKQYKSLSHIDALCGDSKNFVCETKYICKNGSKGKYCSEDGNETGSGIETGGGNETGNGNETGNGNEVGNGNETGSGIETGGGNETGNGNETGNGNETGNGNEVGNGNETGSGIETGGGNETGNGNETGNGNETGNGNEVGNGNETGNGNEVGNGNETGNGNETGNGNEVGNGSHERKSPREILEEYKRRKQGIIAGYYGSWNSQGVSGKQMTHSNPHVSVIYISFARINMYYDASRPYNGLQKFLQKKHGLEFETYGMMANEIQRIRKARPDVIIILSLGGETYMLDITKEIDYIPQIVNMVNNFDLDGVDIDWEPNGSFNNLNELAFSNYYIKLIDLIRSNISKDKLISISGSSNAALSCVSVRESFCKDEETPYNTQYLSDQMTVNGELYKAATMLSTGTFVNIFNTAKDKIDLVFIQTYNLETSNPDIMLDMYLSHLYYGKKYDITVFLGFSIEQNRGGFSPDNKKLVELVSKTIHDNNHQFNRADGVGIWHLFMKEQIPNGSYDLDGFVDNAWSHLNPGIKAPVDIVSTPNPDDCSTIDNYVQGVVIPNLGVYVKHNDAIWVTRSYSTRAPGVDRYEWNLVKVCYEKTCNNEAAHYYNVDYPTGTKVIWKGEAFAIKQWHGGPPEGSNLGSYEKLDESSCPGLAEWNIKHPHKPIEVEMPYEQERDG, from the coding sequence atgaatatttatgtatccctttttttaattatattctcAACAATCAATAATGCCTATGCCGTTGGGCTTAAGGGTGGAACTACTAAAAATCACCCAATAAATACAGCGTACACAGGGAAACAATATAAATCCTTATCACATATTGACGCACTATGCGGTGATTCCaaaaattttgtttgtgaaacaaaatatatttgtaaaaatggaaGCAAAGGAAAATATTGCTCTGAAGATGGTAATGAAACAGGTAGTGGTATAGAAACAGGAGGTGGTAACGAAACTGGAAATGGTAACGAAACTGGAAATGGAAACGAAGTTGGAAATGGTAATGAAACAGGTAGTGGTATAGAAACAGGAGGTGGTAACGAAACTGGAAATGGTAATGAAACTGGAAATGGTAATGAAACTGGAAATGGAAACGAAGTTGGAAATGGTAATGAAACAGGTAGTGGTATAGAAACAGGAGGTGGTAACGAAACTGGAAATGGTAATGAAACTGGAAATGGTAATGAAACTGGAAATGGAAACGAAGTTGGAAATGGTAATGAAACTGGAAATGGAAACGAAGTTGGAAATGGTAACGAAACTGGAAATGGAAACGAAACTGGAAATGGAAACGAAGTTGGAAATGGCAGCCATGAAAGAAAATCTCCAAGGGAAATTTtagaagaatataaaagaagaaaGCAAGGTATAATTGCAGGATATTATGGATCATGGAATAGCCAAGGAGTTAGCGGAAAACAAATGACTCATTCCAATCCACACGTATCtgtaatttatatatcttttgcccgtataaatatgtactATGATGCTTCTAGACCATATAATGGACttcaaaaatttttacaaaaaaagcATGGACTAGAATTTGAAACATATGGTATGATGGCTAATGAAATCCAACGTATAAGAAAAGCTCGTCCAGatgtaattataattttatccTTAGGAGGAGAAACATACATGCTAGATATAACAAAAGAAATTGACTATATTCCTCAAATAGTAAACATggttaataattttgatttagATGGTGTCGATATTGACTGGGAACCAAATGGAAGTTTtaacaatttaaatgaGCTCGCcttttcaaattattacatTAAATTAATTGATTTAATAAGAAGCAACATTTCAAAAGATAAGCTAATTTCCATATCTGGCTCATCAAATGCAGCATTATCATGTGTATCAGTACGGGAGTCATTTTGTAAAGATGAAGAAACCCCATATAATACACAGTATTTATCAGATCAAATGACTGTAAATGGCGAATTATACAAAGCAGCAACCATGCTATCTACAGGAAcatttgttaatatttttaatacagCAAAGGATAAAATTGATCttgtttttattcaaacatataatttagAAACATCAAACCCAGATATCATGCTTGATATGTATTTATCTCATTTGtattatggaaaaaaatatgatataacGGTTTTCTTAGGTTTTTCAATAGAACAGAATAGAGGTGGATTTAGCCCagataacaaaaaattagtaGAATTAGTATCAAAAACTATACATGACAATAACCACCAATTCAACAGAGCCGATGGTGTAGGAATTTGgcatttatttatgaaagAACAAATACCTAATGGATCATATGATCTAGATGGTTTTGTTGATAATGCATGGAGCCATTTAAATCCAGGAATAAAAGCACCAGTAGATATAGTTTCAACTCCTAACCCTGATGATTGTAGCACTATAGATAACTATGTACAAGGAGTCGTTATCCCAAATTTAGGAGTATATGTTAAACACAATGATGCTATATGGGTAACAAGGTCATATTCAACACGTGCACCTGGTGTTGACAGATATGAATGGAACTTAGTAAAAGTATGTTATGAAAAAACATGTAATAATGAAGCTGCACATTATTATAACGTTGATTATCCAACAGGAACAAAAGTCATTTGGAAAGGAGAAGCATTCGCTATTAAACAATGGCATGGAGGACCACCAGAAGGTTCTAATCTTGGAtcatatgaaaaattagaTGAATCCAGTTGTCCAGGATTAGCAGAATGGAATATAAAGCACCCTCATAAACCAATTGAAGTAGAAATGCCATATGAACAAGAGCGTGATggataa
- a CDS encoding lysophospholipase, putative has protein sequence MEEIELNNDELRNATCKLDGDPKIGWLCNKNDLLLKTYGWLVKNAIGIILLIHGLRSHSRLTFMRINLKMPNGNEDLIVDTNNYYIYKDSWIEKFNKNGYSVYALDLQGHGESQGWKNARGDFSCFDDLVDDVLQYMNQIQDEISNDNQMNDESYDIVTTKKKKLPMYVIGYSIGGNIALRILQSLNKEKEDMIKAWNSNNYKNCKTVLDNSTNMNNFNDYYSDNSCASTSATKNVVAIASDKDEGFYNCLDKFNIKGCVSLSGMIRIKSKLDLGIKSLKYFYLPLAKFLSFVLPHTRVFSKSVYKKSDYVDIVSKYDKFRNNNGIRFKYIAEVIKATIALGRNINYMPKNIPLLFVHSKDDTICSYEWVVSFYDKVKVNKKDIHIVDGMDHATTMESGNEGILEKIIDWIYDLRMNDEDEIENG, from the coding sequence ATGGAAGAAATTGAATTGAATAATGATGAATTAAGAAATGCAACATGTAAATTAGATGGAGATCCTAAGATAGGTTGGTTATGTAACAAAAATGACTtacttttaaaaacatatggATGGCTAGTTAAAAATGCTATAGGAATTATATTGTTAATACATGGATTAAGATCGCATAGTCGATTAACTTTTATGagaataaatttaaaaatgccAAATGGAAATGAAGACTTAATAGTAGATACTAATAATTACTATATTTACAAAGATAGTTGGattgaaaaatttaataaaaatggttaTTCAGTATATGCACTAGATTTGCAAGGACATGGGGAATCACAAGGATGGAAAAATGCAAGAGGCGATTTTAGTTGTTTTGATGATCTAGTTGATGATGTATTACAATATATGAATCAAATTCAAGATGAAATTTCAAATGATAATCAAATGAATGATGAATCTTATGATATAGTgacaacaaaaaaaaaaaaacttccTATGTATGTTATTGGGTATTCTATAGGAGGGAATATTGCTTTAAGAATATTACAAtcattaaataaagaaaaagaagacATGATTAAGGCGTGGAACTCAAATAACtacaaaaattgtaaaactGTGTTAGACAATTCTactaatatgaataattttaatgattATTATTCTGATAATTCCTGTGCCAGCACTTCTGCTACGAAAAATGTTGTTGCTATTGCTAGTGACAAAGATGAAGgattttataattgtttAGATAAATTCAATATTAAAGGTTGCGTATCTTTATCTGGTATGATAAgaataaaatcaaaattgGATCTTGGAATCAAATCACTtaagtatttttatttacctcTAGCAAAATTCCTGTCTTTTGTCTTACCTCATACACGAgttttttcaaaatcagtttataaaaaatcagATTATGTTGATATTGTAagtaaatatgataaatttaGAAACAATAATGGAATCagatttaaatatatagctGAAGTTATAAAAGCAACAATCGCATTGGGTcgtaatattaattatatgccaaaaaatattcctttattatttgtgcATTCAAAAGATGATACTATTTGTTCTTATGAATGGGTAGTTTCGTTTTATGACAAAGTGaaagttaataaaaaagatatacaTATTGTTGATGGTATGGATCATGCTACAACGATGGAGTCAGGAAATGAAGgtattttagaaaaaattattgatTGGATTTATGATTTAAGAATGAATGATGAGGACGAAATAGAAAATGGAtaa